From Pseudopipra pipra isolate bDixPip1 chromosome 13, bDixPip1.hap1, whole genome shotgun sequence, a single genomic window includes:
- the LOC135421554 gene encoding TLR adapter interacting with SLC15A4 on the lysosome-like, with the protein MLLLLLLLFSACLSVPGLHGTLVIRLLLPLVLMLAEGILMRLIYKESCHQDKPQKSPASQKAKEGIWRQKLVDIPKIKGFADGCEKQDEISAQSSKTEPGSGPGWGSREREPAKDQEMQVKGPVSPALHIPRRGQSLYQLDLYRSWPCNSIYQNYPDLQIGGDHVGEHTCDSGCVLDHVCDELPDGPVLLSIDIPLGQSPPCEHPKKPSVTSLSGHEAEAAERSIVLSEEPLSNSTLNKYMEAKVAELYKQFFEESLARCGSVTNLLTCSWLRNSLEQISFQISQEQNIEASKARGALLHSLALLSGRNAPNRNSSEFSTPNLQISNPAGVKRGCRVQFPS; encoded by the coding sequence atgttattattattattattattattctctgCCTGTCTTTCAGTCCCAGGGCTCCATGGAACTCTGGTGATCAGGCTGTTACTCCCACTTGTCCTCATGTTGGCAGAAGGCATCTTAATGAGGCTCATCTATAAAGAAAGCTGTCATCAAGATAAGCCTCAGAAATCCCCTGCATCCCAAAAGGCTAAAGAGGGAATCTGGAGACAGAAACTTGTAGACATCCCAAAaatcaaaggctttgctgatgGATGTGAGAAGCAGGATGAGATCTCTGCtcaaagcagcaaaacagaACCCGGGAGCGGCCCTGGCTGGGGATCCAGAGAAAGGGAACCTGCAAAAGATCAGGAAATGCAGGTTAAAGGACCTGTATCCCCAGCTTTACACATCCCCAGGAGAGGCCAAAGCCTATACCAGCTGGATTTGTACAGATCCTGGCCATGCAATAGCATTTACCAGAACTATCCCGACCTGCAGATCGGGGGGGACCATGTGGGGGAACACACGTGTGACTCGGGCTGTGTCCTGGACCACGTGTGTGATGAACTTCCTGATGGCCCTGTCCTGCTGTCCATAGATATTCCCCTGGGCCAGTCCCCTCCCTGTGAGCATCCCAAAAAGCCCAGTGTGACATCCCTGTCTGGGCATGAagctgaagctgcagagaggagcatCGTGCTCTCTGAGGAGCCTCTTTCCAACTCCACGCTCAACAAGTACATGGAAGCCAAGGTGGCAGAGCTCTACAAGCAGTTTTTTGAAGAAAGCCTGGCCAGGTGTGGCTCTGTAACAAACCTCCTGACTTGCAGCTGGCTGAGGAACAGCCTGGAGCAGATAAGCTTCCAGATCTCCCAGGAGCAGAACATAGAAGCCTCCAAGGCCAGAGGAGCCCTCCTGCACTCGCTGGCTTTGTTGAGTGGGCGAAACGCTCCCAACAGGAACAGCTCGGAGTTCAGCACCCCAAACCTGCAGATCTCCAACCCAGCGGGGGTGAAACGGGGCTGCAGGGTGCAGTTCCCATCCTGA